The genomic window ACTCAGGAGCTACCCTGGCGAAACATGCCATTGAGGAATTCCTGTAGATGCTGATTGAAGACTTCGGGCTGCTCCATATTGGGCAGATGGGCGGTACCAGGAATGGTGGCCAGCTCAGCGCCGGTGACGTTGTTCGCCAGAAATTCCGACGCAGCCACCAGATCGGGATCATCAAGATCACCGATAACCGCCAGCAGGGGCACCTGGATCTCGTCAAGCCGGTCGATGGCTGGTTCCGGACGCTGTTCCTCGCCCAACTCGCGGGCCTCGTTTTTCAAGGCGATCATGTTCATCTCCAGGGCCAGCTGCCACAGCCTGATCCCACTGGGGCGGTGTGTAGTCATCCCCTTCGAAGCCACTGGGACTGCTGCCTACAACCGCCAACCCATTGAACCGTTCCGGGTAAGCCAGCGTGAAGTCGATGGCCATGCCGCCGCCCATGGAGCAGCCTACCAGGACCGCACTATTGATATCGAGGATATCGAGGACCTCGAAGATCCCTCTCAGGTCCTCCCGGTGCATGAACGGACCGGCCACCGGTTCACTCTTGCCGTAACCCCGCATGTCGTAACGAATTACCTGGAAACGGTCAGCAAAAGCCTCGAATTGGCCATCCCACATGTGGTGATCTGC from Chloroflexota bacterium includes these protein-coding regions:
- a CDS encoding alpha/beta fold hydrolase → MYYEMDGDGLPLIFVHAGIADHHMWDGQFEAFADRFQVIRYDMRGYGKSEPVAGPFMHREDLRGIFEVLDILDINSAVLVGCSMGGGMAIDFTLAYPERFNGLAVVGSSPSGFEGDDYTPPQWDQAVAAGPGDEHDRLEKRGPRVGRGTASGTSHRPA